One window from the genome of Pandoraea fibrosis encodes:
- a CDS encoding DUF3047 domain-containing protein, which produces MTVPVQNDEIAPLSAAVNSDGLPPHWETYLVTRKKRLTDYEQTTDSDGIAVIRAVVDGSASGIAQKLDIPVYPGAKLTWRWRADAMPAKADIRTKQFDDAPVRIALAFDGDSAKLTVQDHLHRELARLVSGRELPFATLMYTWGDDKFAANDVVANPYTERIRSIVVERGETNLGRWQTYSRDIAKDYEKAFGEPPGRLIGIAIMSDGDNTQSKFTAWYGDIHLETDGIPTTTAAK; this is translated from the coding sequence ATGACCGTACCGGTGCAGAACGACGAAATTGCGCCGCTTTCTGCCGCAGTGAATTCGGATGGTCTGCCACCGCACTGGGAGACTTATCTGGTCACCCGCAAAAAACGCCTCACCGACTACGAACAGACAACCGATAGCGATGGCATTGCCGTCATTCGGGCTGTCGTCGACGGATCGGCATCCGGCATTGCCCAGAAGCTTGATATCCCCGTGTACCCGGGCGCCAAATTGACATGGCGCTGGCGCGCCGACGCCATGCCCGCTAAGGCAGACATTCGCACGAAACAATTTGATGATGCACCGGTGCGTATCGCGCTCGCATTCGATGGCGATTCGGCAAAACTCACTGTTCAGGATCACTTGCACCGCGAACTGGCCCGACTGGTGAGCGGTCGAGAGCTACCGTTCGCGACGTTGATGTATACGTGGGGCGACGATAAGTTTGCTGCGAATGACGTTGTCGCGAATCCCTACACCGAGCGCATCCGTTCGATCGTTGTCGAACGTGGCGAGACGAATCTTGGAAGATGGCAGACTTATTCTCGAGATATCGCGAAGGACTATGAGAAGGCGTTTGGAGAGCCACCGGGGCGTCTGATTGGCATTGCCATCATGAGTGACGGCGACAATACGCAATCGAAATTTACCGCATGGTACGGTGATATTCACCTGGAAACTGACGGCATTCCTACAACTACTGCCGCTAAATAA
- a CDS encoding M20 aminoacylase family protein, with protein sequence MKLIPEIDAARGEIQTIRRDIHAHPELCFEENRTSDVVAETLTKWGIPIHRGLGKTGLVGIIKNGSSDRAIGLRADMDALPIHEANTFEHASKHDGKMHACGHDGHTAMLLAAAQYLQKHRNFDGTVYLIFQPAEEGGGGAREMIRDGLFERFPMQAVFGMHNWPGVPMGTFAVTPGPMMASSNEFKITIRGKGTHAGIPNAGIDPVIAAVQVAQALQSIITRNKRPIDAAVLSITQIHAGDATNVVPDVAWLGGTIRTFSIEVLDLIETRLREISEFVAKGLGCSAEIEFHRNYPPTINEPAMAALCADVMRELVGDENVNDKVEPTMGAEDFSFMLLEKPGAYVFIGNGDGTHRDAGHGLGPCNLHNASYDFNDDLLPLGGTYWVKLVETYFGRDQ encoded by the coding sequence ATGAAGCTCATTCCAGAAATCGACGCCGCTCGCGGCGAAATTCAGACCATCCGACGTGACATTCACGCCCATCCCGAACTTTGCTTCGAAGAAAACCGCACCTCCGACGTCGTTGCCGAGACGTTGACCAAATGGGGTATCCCCATTCACCGTGGACTGGGTAAAACCGGGCTCGTGGGCATCATCAAGAATGGCAGCAGCGACCGCGCGATCGGTCTGCGCGCCGATATGGATGCGCTGCCGATTCATGAAGCCAATACGTTCGAACACGCATCCAAACACGATGGGAAGATGCATGCCTGCGGCCACGATGGCCATACGGCCATGTTGCTTGCCGCAGCGCAATATCTTCAGAAACACCGCAATTTCGACGGCACCGTTTATCTCATTTTTCAACCGGCCGAAGAAGGTGGCGGCGGGGCTCGCGAGATGATCAGGGACGGACTGTTCGAGCGCTTCCCCATGCAGGCTGTATTCGGCATGCACAACTGGCCGGGCGTGCCGATGGGGACATTCGCCGTGACGCCGGGCCCGATGATGGCCTCGAGCAACGAATTCAAGATCACGATCCGCGGCAAGGGAACTCACGCGGGCATTCCGAACGCGGGCATCGACCCCGTGATCGCCGCCGTCCAGGTGGCTCAGGCCTTGCAGAGCATCATCACGCGCAATAAGCGCCCGATCGACGCCGCAGTGCTGTCCATCACGCAGATCCACGCCGGCGATGCGACCAATGTCGTGCCCGACGTCGCATGGTTGGGAGGGACGATCCGCACGTTCTCGATCGAAGTGCTGGATCTCATCGAAACGCGTCTGCGCGAGATTTCCGAGTTCGTCGCCAAAGGCCTCGGCTGCTCGGCAGAAATCGAATTCCATCGTAACTATCCGCCGACGATCAACGAGCCTGCCATGGCGGCACTGTGTGCCGACGTCATGCGCGAGTTGGTCGGCGACGAGAACGTCAACGACAAGGTCGAGCCGACGATGGGCGCGGAGGATTTCTCGTTCATGCTTCTCGAGAAACCCGGCGCGTATGTATTCATCGGCAATGGCGACGGCACCCATCGCGACGCCGGCCATGGTCTTGGACCGTGCAATCTGCACAACGCCAGCTACGACTTCAACGACGACTTGCTCCCGCTTGGCGGTACTTATTGGGTGAAGCTGGTCGAAACGTATTTTGGACGTGATCAGTAA
- a CDS encoding molybdopterin-containing oxidoreductase family protein encodes MTTNTHVVRAACPHDCPDTCALHVTVENGVAIKVQGDPDHPTTKGVLCTKVSRYTERTYHPDRLLYPLKRIGPKGSGEFARVSWDEALDEIARRLSAIAAREPEAILPYSYAGTMGFVQGESMAARFFNKLGASDLDRTICASAGAAGLRYTYGAGVGMHVEHFVDSKLILIWGSNPITSSVHFWAIAQEAKRRGAKLIAIDPYRSLTAEKCHQHIALLPGTDAALALGMMHVLIAEDLVDHEYIARYTVGYAELTDRVRRYTPAKVAEICGIDEATIITLAREYASAKPAAIRLNYGMQRAKGGGQATRAVACLPALIGAWRDPAGGMLMSTSGYAPVDAVAQARPDLRPRQDKPARVVNMSAIGDALCHTGDESFGPKIEALVVYNSNPVAVAPESSKVAAGFGREDLFTVVLEHFQTDTADYADFVLPATTQLEHLDIHKAYGHTYLLANNPAIAPLGEAKPNSEIFRLLAQRMGWQDACFLDTDDQLAEQSIRWSDARMANSDWETLKRDGWIRYDLPEAPFANGQFYTPSGKCEFYSERMLQEGFDPLPDWVPPYESVASNPELAARYPLAMISPPARNFLNSSFVNVDSLRATVGEPTLDIHPSDAAPRGIVDGVGVRIFNDRGTLNAKARVTEKAREGVVVGLSIWWKKLAPDGKNANEVTSQQLTDLGRAPTFYDCLVEVAPV; translated from the coding sequence ATGACGACCAATACCCATGTCGTTCGGGCCGCCTGCCCGCATGACTGTCCCGACACGTGCGCGTTGCACGTCACCGTGGAGAATGGCGTCGCGATCAAGGTCCAGGGGGACCCCGACCATCCGACGACCAAGGGCGTCTTGTGCACGAAAGTCTCGCGTTACACCGAACGAACTTACCATCCGGATCGCCTGTTATATCCGCTCAAACGTATTGGTCCGAAAGGTAGCGGGGAATTTGCGCGGGTCAGTTGGGATGAGGCGCTCGATGAGATTGCCCGCCGACTGAGCGCCATTGCTGCCCGTGAACCCGAAGCCATTCTGCCGTACAGCTATGCCGGCACGATGGGGTTCGTTCAGGGCGAATCGATGGCTGCGCGGTTCTTCAACAAACTTGGCGCGTCCGATCTCGATCGCACAATTTGCGCGAGTGCAGGGGCGGCGGGGCTGAGATACACCTACGGCGCCGGGGTCGGCATGCATGTCGAGCACTTCGTCGACAGCAAATTGATTCTGATCTGGGGCAGCAATCCGATTACGTCGAGCGTGCACTTCTGGGCGATTGCACAGGAAGCGAAGCGGCGTGGTGCGAAGCTGATTGCCATTGACCCCTACCGCTCGCTGACTGCGGAGAAGTGCCACCAGCATATTGCGTTGTTGCCGGGAACGGATGCCGCATTGGCATTGGGCATGATGCATGTTCTGATTGCCGAGGATCTAGTTGATCACGAGTACATTGCCCGGTATACGGTGGGTTACGCCGAACTTACGGATCGTGTGCGGCGCTATACGCCGGCGAAGGTCGCGGAAATCTGCGGCATCGACGAAGCGACAATCATCACATTGGCGCGTGAGTATGCGAGTGCGAAGCCGGCGGCCATTCGTCTGAATTACGGCATGCAGCGCGCCAAAGGTGGCGGTCAGGCGACGCGCGCAGTCGCATGTCTTCCCGCGCTGATCGGTGCATGGCGCGATCCGGCGGGCGGAATGCTGATGTCGACATCAGGTTATGCACCGGTGGATGCCGTGGCGCAGGCGCGCCCGGATCTGCGACCGCGACAGGACAAGCCTGCGCGCGTAGTCAACATGAGTGCCATCGGTGATGCACTTTGCCACACCGGCGACGAATCGTTCGGCCCTAAGATCGAAGCGCTGGTGGTCTACAACAGCAACCCCGTTGCGGTGGCGCCTGAGTCGAGCAAGGTAGCGGCCGGTTTTGGCCGCGAGGATCTCTTCACGGTAGTGCTGGAGCACTTCCAGACCGATACCGCAGATTATGCCGACTTCGTGCTGCCGGCGACGACGCAGCTCGAACATCTGGATATTCACAAGGCTTACGGCCACACCTATCTACTGGCGAACAATCCAGCGATTGCGCCACTTGGTGAGGCAAAGCCCAACTCGGAAATCTTCCGCCTTCTGGCCCAGCGCATGGGGTGGCAGGACGCCTGTTTCTTAGACACCGACGATCAACTGGCCGAGCAATCGATTCGTTGGAGCGATGCGCGTATGGCAAACAGCGACTGGGAAACCCTCAAGCGCGATGGGTGGATTCGCTACGATCTTCCGGAGGCGCCGTTTGCGAACGGACAGTTCTATACGCCATCGGGGAAGTGCGAGTTCTATTCGGAGCGCATGTTGCAGGAAGGCTTCGACCCATTGCCCGACTGGGTGCCGCCATACGAGTCGGTCGCCAGCAATCCCGAGCTGGCCGCTCGCTATCCGCTGGCGATGATCTCGCCGCCGGCTCGCAATTTCCTGAATTCGAGCTTCGTGAATGTCGATAGCCTGCGGGCCACGGTCGGCGAACCTACGCTGGATATTCATCCATCAGATGCCGCACCGCGTGGCATTGTAGACGGCGTCGGTGTTCGGATTTTCAACGATCGGGGCACGCTCAATGCCAAGGCTCGGGTCACGGAGAAGGCGCGGGAGGGTGTTGTCGTCGGCCTCTCCATCTGGTGGAAGAAGCTTGCGCCGGACGGCAAGAATGCTAACGAAGTGACGAGCCAACAACTCACCGATCTTGGCCGGGCGCCCACCTTTTACGACTGCCTGGTCGAAGTTGCACCGGTATAG
- a CDS encoding aminopeptidase, translated as MPILSALVTTFCRWRGHVNAAMVAGVSLLFGLGGCSQVGYYAQSINGHFTVLHEARPVTDLLADPSIDPRLRTRLVEAEQIRSYAVSALGEPDNGSYRSYADLKRPFVVYNVFAAPSLSLKLRESCLLVVGCVEYRGYYSRESAEAYAAELHRDGWETFVAGIPAYSTLGYFDDPLLNTFIYLPRAEVARMIFHELAHQILFVRGDTAFNESFAVTVETVGVQRWLMAHPDAAIEYGRYDAHRRQFRKLVDSYRKRLEALYAGPESDAEKAVSKDVMFSRMRADYEALKTSWGGYKGFDLWFATDLNNAKIGSFATYNQWVPAFMALLAQEQGDLPKFYAAVKAMSKRPEAERNEALAVLDKTPEAATARASLESPMQAGR; from the coding sequence ATGCCGATCCTATCTGCGCTGGTGACGACGTTTTGCCGTTGGCGTGGGCACGTCAACGCAGCGATGGTGGCGGGAGTGAGCCTGTTGTTCGGTCTGGGGGGATGTAGTCAGGTTGGCTATTACGCGCAATCGATCAATGGGCACTTCACGGTGCTGCATGAGGCGCGGCCCGTCACGGATCTGCTGGCGGACCCATCGATCGATCCGCGACTGCGTACACGACTTGTCGAGGCGGAGCAGATTCGCAGCTATGCGGTGTCGGCACTTGGCGAACCGGATAACGGAAGCTATCGAAGCTACGCCGACCTGAAGCGTCCGTTCGTGGTCTACAACGTCTTTGCCGCCCCCTCGCTGTCGTTAAAGTTGCGGGAGTCCTGTCTGCTGGTCGTTGGCTGCGTCGAGTACCGTGGCTACTACTCTCGTGAATCCGCCGAAGCTTATGCGGCCGAGTTACATCGAGACGGTTGGGAGACGTTCGTTGCGGGCATTCCAGCTTACTCGACGCTCGGTTATTTCGACGATCCGCTGCTGAACACCTTCATTTATCTCCCACGGGCGGAAGTCGCGCGGATGATTTTTCACGAACTCGCTCACCAGATTCTGTTCGTTCGCGGGGACACCGCGTTCAATGAGTCGTTCGCCGTGACGGTAGAGACGGTTGGGGTTCAGCGCTGGCTGATGGCACACCCCGATGCGGCGATCGAGTACGGGCGATACGACGCGCATCGGCGCCAATTCCGCAAGTTGGTGGATAGCTATCGGAAACGTCTGGAAGCGCTCTACGCCGGCCCGGAATCGGATGCTGAGAAAGCGGTCAGCAAGGACGTCATGTTTAGCCGGATGCGGGCTGACTATGAGGCGTTGAAGACGTCCTGGGGGGGATACAAGGGCTTCGATCTGTGGTTTGCGACCGATTTGAACAACGCAAAAATCGGGTCTTTCGCGACATATAACCAGTGGGTGCCGGCATTCATGGCGCTCCTCGCGCAAGAGCAAGGCGATTTGCCCAAGTTTTACGCGGCTGTCAAAGCCATGTCGAAACGGCCCGAAGCCGAGCGTAACGAGGCGCTCGCCGTGTTGGACAAAACCCCCGAAGCGGCAACGGCAAGGGCTTCGCTGGAAAGCCCAATGCAGGCGGGGCGATAA
- a CDS encoding MarR family winged helix-turn-helix transcriptional regulator, with product MSLADSDSLDLETRAHDREHDALRLWLRLLTCANMIETDIRSRLRQEFDCTLPRFDLLAQLDRHPEGLKMGELSKRMMVTGGNVTGITDQLEKEGWVTRETVVNDRRAFLIKLTPRGKKAFSNMARAHETWIEQRLGQLPEDRQQQLYALLGDLKSVIG from the coding sequence ATGAGCCTCGCCGACTCCGACTCTCTCGATCTCGAAACGCGAGCCCACGATCGCGAGCACGACGCCTTGCGTCTGTGGTTGCGGCTGCTCACCTGCGCGAACATGATCGAGACGGATATCCGTTCGCGTTTGCGCCAGGAATTCGATTGCACATTGCCGCGCTTCGATCTGCTGGCACAGCTCGACCGCCATCCGGAAGGGCTGAAGATGGGCGAATTGAGCAAGCGAATGATGGTCACTGGCGGGAATGTCACAGGCATCACCGATCAGTTGGAGAAAGAGGGCTGGGTGACGCGCGAGACGGTGGTCAACGATCGGCGCGCCTTCCTGATCAAACTCACCCCGCGCGGCAAGAAAGCGTTCTCCAATATGGCTCGGGCGCATGAAACGTGGATCGAGCAGCGCTTGGGACAGCTACCGGAAGACCGTCAGCAGCAGCTCTACGCGCTGCTGGGAGATTTGAAGTCGGTGATTGGGTAA
- a CDS encoding porin produces MKKSLLALGVLGAFAGAAHAQSSVTLYGIIDAGLQYVSKTGGNLAGTGTTSKNFQFANGNLQGSRWGLKGAEDLGGGLKAIFVLENGFNLGSGTLGQNGRMFGRQAYVGLSSATAGTFTIGRQYDSVVDFVGPYASGSQWSTFAGAHPYDNDNLNNSFRVNNSVKYTSVNYNGFSAGGMYGFSNSANNGTTGTGFANNRAYSFGLGYANGPVSFGAGYLYLGAPNSNASGVIANSGTGDATTAMTAGGTSDKAWIASAGGSYAFGPATLGLVYAHSVYQYVGGGSWKFDNAELNAKYMLTPALQLGASYTYTWSTINGVIGNKNGTSPKYHQVNLGVDYFLSKRTDTYLVGLWQHANDDAPGGASLNGLGFSNSSNQFAVTAGIRHKF; encoded by the coding sequence ATGAAAAAGTCGCTTCTCGCTCTGGGTGTGCTCGGCGCATTCGCTGGCGCTGCTCACGCTCAAAGCAGCGTGACCCTGTACGGTATCATCGACGCTGGCCTGCAATACGTCAGCAAGACTGGCGGTAACCTGGCCGGCACGGGTACCACCTCCAAGAACTTCCAATTCGCCAACGGCAACCTGCAAGGTTCGCGTTGGGGCCTGAAGGGCGCTGAAGACCTCGGTGGTGGCCTGAAGGCGATCTTCGTGTTGGAAAACGGCTTCAACCTGGGCAGCGGCACGCTGGGCCAGAACGGTCGTATGTTCGGTCGTCAAGCCTACGTTGGTCTGAGCAGCGCAACGGCTGGTACGTTCACGATCGGTCGTCAGTACGACTCCGTGGTTGACTTCGTTGGTCCGTACGCTTCGGGTAGCCAATGGTCGACGTTTGCGGGCGCTCACCCGTACGATAACGACAACTTGAACAACTCGTTCCGCGTGAACAACTCGGTCAAGTACACGTCGGTCAACTACAACGGCTTCAGCGCTGGCGGTATGTACGGCTTCTCGAACTCGGCCAACAACGGCACGACGGGTACGGGCTTCGCCAACAACCGCGCTTACTCGTTCGGTCTGGGCTACGCTAACGGCCCGGTGTCGTTCGGCGCTGGCTACTTGTACCTTGGCGCACCGAACAGCAACGCCTCCGGCGTGATCGCCAACAGCGGTACGGGCGATGCCACGACGGCCATGACGGCTGGCGGTACCAGCGACAAGGCATGGATCGCATCGGCAGGCGGTTCGTACGCCTTCGGTCCGGCCACGCTGGGTCTGGTGTACGCTCACAGCGTGTACCAATATGTGGGCGGCGGCAGCTGGAAGTTTGACAACGCCGAACTGAACGCCAAGTACATGCTGACCCCGGCTCTGCAACTGGGCGCTTCGTACACGTACACGTGGTCGACGATCAACGGCGTGATTGGCAACAAGAACGGCACGTCGCCGAAGTACCACCAAGTCAACCTGGGCGTCGACTACTTCCTGTCGAAGCGCACGGACACGTACTTGGTTGGTCTGTGGCAACACGCTAACGACGACGCTCCTGGTGGCGCTTCGTTGAACGGTCTGGGCTTCTCGAACAGCTCGAATCAGTTCGCAGTCACGGCTGGTATCCGTCACAAGTTCTAA
- the coq7 gene encoding 2-polyprenyl-3-methyl-6-methoxy-1,4-benzoquinone monooxygenase, which translates to MFSDSLISELDRGLRAIAGITQASRPTPAPVISPDSETPLSDDALTPKERRHVAGLMRVNHVGEVCAQALYQAQKLATTRPELRAAFEHAGKEEEDHLAWTAHRLSELGSRPSLLNPLWYAGAFAIGFVAGKCGDTVSLGFVSETERQVERHLESHLEDLPPHDLRSRAIVDQMRIDEIEHGQAARDAGGIDLPVPVQRVMRAAAKVMTTTAYYI; encoded by the coding sequence ATGTTCTCCGACAGCCTGATCTCCGAACTTGACCGTGGCCTGCGAGCCATTGCCGGCATCACCCAAGCATCCCGCCCGACGCCGGCACCGGTGATCTCCCCAGATAGTGAGACCCCCCTCAGTGACGACGCGTTGACGCCGAAAGAGCGCAGGCATGTTGCTGGCCTCATGCGGGTGAATCATGTCGGCGAGGTTTGCGCGCAGGCGCTATATCAGGCACAGAAATTGGCGACAACGCGCCCCGAGCTTCGGGCGGCGTTCGAGCACGCGGGCAAGGAAGAAGAGGATCACCTCGCGTGGACGGCTCACCGTCTCTCGGAGTTGGGCTCGCGTCCCAGCCTGCTCAATCCGCTTTGGTACGCCGGGGCATTTGCTATTGGCTTCGTCGCAGGTAAGTGTGGCGACACGGTCAGCCTGGGCTTCGTGTCGGAGACGGAGCGCCAGGTTGAGCGCCATCTGGAGAGTCACCTGGAAGATCTGCCGCCGCACGATTTGCGCTCGCGCGCCATCGTCGATCAGATGCGCATCGATGAAATCGAACACGGTCAGGCAGCGCGCGATGCCGGCGGGATTGACCTGCCAGTGCCGGTGCAGCGTGTGATGCGGGCGGCTGCCAAGGTCATGACGACGACCGCCTACTATATATAG
- the mraZ gene encoding division/cell wall cluster transcriptional repressor MraZ has translation MFQGASALSLDAKGRMSIPARHRDVLQGDAEGKVTITKHPDGCLLLFPRPEWEIFRGKIAALPMDAHWWRRIFLGNAADVEMDSAGRVLVAPELRAAAGMDKEVMLLGMGSHFELWDAATYAAKEQAAMAQGMPEALKNFTF, from the coding sequence GTGTTTCAGGGAGCCTCGGCACTTTCACTGGATGCAAAGGGACGGATGTCGATTCCGGCCCGGCATCGTGACGTGCTGCAGGGCGACGCTGAAGGCAAGGTGACGATTACCAAGCACCCGGATGGATGTTTGCTGTTGTTCCCGCGACCCGAATGGGAAATCTTCCGCGGCAAGATCGCCGCACTGCCGATGGATGCGCACTGGTGGCGACGCATCTTCCTGGGCAACGCAGCCGATGTCGAAATGGATTCGGCGGGCCGTGTCCTGGTGGCGCCCGAATTGCGCGCGGCTGCGGGCATGGACAAGGAAGTCATGCTGCTGGGCATGGGCAGTCACTTTGAACTCTGGGATGCCGCGACGTATGCCGCCAAGGAACAGGCGGCGATGGCGCAGGGTATGCCGGAAGCACTGAAAAACTTCACTTTTTGA
- the rsmH gene encoding 16S rRNA (cytosine(1402)-N(4))-methyltransferase RsmH: MAHAVETVMQHRTVLLEEAVDALLWRDDGVYVDGTFGRGGHSRRILERLGPKGRLIAFDKDPQAIAEAAKIADPRFSIEHESFATLREALARRGIDKVSGVLLDLGVSSPQFDDPARGFSFRFDGPLDMRMDPTRGESAADWLARATLEEMTEVIKDYGEERFAFQIAKALVARRANADHLGPLVSTRELAAIVAGAVKTREKGKDPATRTFQALRIHVNQELADLQIALDVAADVLETGGRLVAISFHSLEDRIVKRFVQARTTAPVVDRRVPLRAHEIPEPPFKSSRKIKPSAEEVEANPRARSAIMRVMERVAT, from the coding sequence ATGGCGCACGCGGTGGAAACGGTAATGCAGCACCGCACGGTCCTGCTAGAGGAGGCCGTGGATGCCTTGCTGTGGCGCGACGACGGCGTATACGTCGACGGCACGTTCGGCAGAGGCGGGCACAGTCGCAGGATTCTCGAGCGGCTGGGTCCCAAGGGGAGGCTGATCGCATTCGACAAGGATCCCCAAGCGATCGCGGAGGCGGCAAAAATTGCCGATCCGCGATTTTCGATTGAGCACGAGAGCTTCGCGACGTTGCGCGAGGCGCTGGCCCGACGCGGTATCGACAAGGTGTCGGGCGTTTTGCTGGATCTGGGCGTTTCGTCGCCGCAGTTCGACGACCCTGCGCGTGGATTCAGTTTTCGTTTTGACGGCCCGCTCGACATGCGCATGGATCCCACGCGCGGAGAGTCGGCCGCCGACTGGCTGGCCCGGGCAACGCTGGAAGAAATGACGGAGGTCATCAAGGACTATGGGGAAGAACGGTTTGCTTTTCAGATTGCAAAGGCGCTTGTTGCTCGCCGGGCAAACGCCGACCACCTCGGTCCACTCGTCAGCACTCGCGAGCTTGCCGCAATCGTGGCGGGCGCGGTCAAGACCCGTGAGAAGGGCAAGGACCCGGCAACACGCACCTTTCAGGCTCTACGGATTCACGTCAATCAAGAGCTTGCGGACTTGCAGATAGCACTCGACGTGGCGGCCGATGTCCTCGAAACGGGAGGCAGACTCGTGGCGATCAGCTTTCATTCACTGGAAGACCGCATCGTGAAGCGCTTCGTGCAAGCGCGCACGACCGCGCCGGTGGTGGATCGCCGCGTGCCTTTGCGCGCCCACGAAATTCCCGAGCCGCCCTTCAAATCCAGTCGCAAGATCAAGCCGTCCGCCGAAGAGGTGGAGGCAAACCCGCGCGCACGCTCGGCGATCATGCGGGTCATGGAGCGGGTGGCAACATGA
- the ftsL gene encoding cell division protein FtsL, translating into MSRLNMLLLAVLIGCALSLINAQYRARGTFVELNREQALEHQLLQDWDRLQYEQSAQSKSARIESVARTDLKMQAVSPGRTQYLSAPAGSTGAMVDVPVPSASAAFAPASGGKR; encoded by the coding sequence ATGAGCCGGCTCAATATGCTCCTGCTCGCGGTACTCATCGGCTGCGCGTTGTCGCTGATCAATGCGCAATATCGCGCGCGCGGAACGTTCGTCGAACTCAACCGCGAGCAGGCACTCGAGCATCAATTGCTGCAGGATTGGGATCGTCTTCAGTACGAGCAGAGCGCGCAGAGCAAGAGCGCCCGTATCGAAAGCGTGGCACGCACCGACCTGAAAATGCAGGCCGTGTCGCCGGGCCGCACGCAATACCTGTCTGCGCCGGCTGGTAGCACCGGGGCGATGGTGGATGTGCCGGTGCCGAGCGCAAGCGCCGCCTTTGCTCCTGCGAGCGGAGGCAAGCGATGA